A genome region from Dendrosporobacter quercicolus includes the following:
- a CDS encoding TIGR03960 family B12-binding radical SAM protein, with protein MSWYLKEQLQTVLAREQGATVFAPGARNGFALIYPNTYHVGMSNLGLQIIYQAINSRTDTACERLFMPDRKAEQEYIRTNTPLMTIETQRPLYEFPLIGFAITFEMDYFNILKILSLGKVPLLADERVDGDPVIIAGGPCATFNPEPLTDFIDVFIIGEGEEVIHELLDQYYEGCGEHLSREALLLKLARLEGVYVPRFYRHAYHDDGTVSKITTVGEVPETINKRWIKELDRHSAQTVIVTADTEFKDLYLIEVARGCGRHCRFCMAGYCYRRPRVRSLDNIMNAVMQARLLHKKVGLMGAAISDYPQIDQLCTNITALGMGLSVASLRADSLTESLVAALASSGQRTITLAPEAASARLRNVINKGITDEHLAKSISMASQAGIPNVRLYIMIGLPYEDNSDIEAIAAMAVRIKAYMGSNGSKGLLTLSINPFIPKPFTPFQWLPMAGVREVEQKLKFLQSALRNQKGIELLIESPKEAYVQGILARGDRRLGAVLLTACRLGGSKYFKKALKEHQLQEAFYLYRKRPLQETLPWQKLNMGFDAAYLKHELEKAQTGQFTVPCTEGCTRCGICAAKAKEESSAWDFL; from the coding sequence TTGTCGTGGTATTTAAAGGAGCAATTGCAAACAGTGCTGGCCCGGGAACAGGGAGCAACGGTATTCGCGCCTGGGGCGCGCAATGGTTTTGCGCTCATTTATCCCAATACTTATCATGTGGGAATGTCCAATTTAGGCTTGCAAATTATCTATCAAGCTATAAATAGTCGTACCGATACCGCTTGCGAAAGGCTGTTTATGCCGGATCGAAAAGCAGAACAGGAATATATCCGCACCAATACACCGCTGATGACAATTGAAACACAGCGGCCACTATACGAATTTCCTTTAATCGGGTTTGCGATTACTTTTGAAATGGATTATTTTAATATCCTGAAAATACTGTCACTGGGCAAAGTTCCATTATTGGCGGACGAAAGAGTTGACGGTGATCCGGTCATTATTGCCGGCGGCCCCTGCGCAACATTTAATCCTGAACCGTTAACCGATTTTATTGATGTTTTTATTATCGGTGAAGGTGAGGAGGTCATTCATGAGCTATTGGACCAGTATTATGAAGGCTGCGGCGAACATTTGTCCAGAGAGGCCTTGCTGTTGAAACTAGCCCGGCTTGAAGGCGTCTATGTGCCAAGGTTTTATCGTCACGCTTATCATGACGATGGCACGGTCAGCAAAATTACAACTGTCGGTGAAGTACCTGAGACGATCAATAAGCGCTGGATAAAAGAATTGGATCGGCATTCGGCGCAGACTGTTATTGTTACGGCCGACACGGAGTTTAAAGACCTGTATCTTATTGAAGTGGCGCGCGGCTGTGGACGGCATTGCCGGTTTTGCATGGCGGGTTATTGCTACCGGCGGCCAAGAGTCAGGTCGCTGGATAACATAATGAATGCAGTTATGCAGGCCCGGCTGCTGCATAAAAAAGTCGGTTTAATGGGAGCGGCAATATCGGACTATCCTCAGATTGATCAACTTTGCACCAATATTACTGCGTTAGGCATGGGTCTTTCGGTTGCTTCGCTGCGGGCCGATTCATTAACCGAAAGCCTGGTAGCCGCTTTGGCTTCAAGCGGGCAGCGAACCATCACCTTAGCGCCGGAAGCCGCCAGCGCCAGACTGCGTAACGTTATCAATAAAGGGATTACCGATGAGCATTTGGCTAAATCAATTTCTATGGCCAGTCAGGCTGGCATACCAAATGTAAGACTTTATATCATGATTGGCCTGCCATATGAGGATAACAGCGATATTGAAGCCATTGCGGCAATGGCCGTAAGAATCAAGGCTTATATGGGCAGCAACGGCAGCAAAGGCCTGCTGACACTGAGTATCAATCCCTTTATTCCCAAACCGTTTACGCCTTTTCAGTGGCTGCCTATGGCCGGGGTCAGGGAAGTGGAACAGAAGCTGAAATTTCTGCAGTCCGCTCTGCGTAACCAAAAAGGAATTGAACTACTGATTGAATCACCCAAAGAAGCCTATGTCCAGGGAATTCTGGCCCGCGGCGACCGCAGGCTGGGCGCTGTTTTGCTGACCGCCTGCAGACTCGGGGGCAGCAAATATTTTAAGAAAGCCTTGAAAGAACATCAATTACAAGAAGCGTTTTATTTGTACAGAAAACGCCCGTTACAGGAAACTTTGCCCTGGCAGAAACTCAACATGGGCTTTGACGCCGCATACCTTAAGCACGAGCTCGAAAAGGCCCAAACCGGGCAATTTACTGTTCCCTGCACCGAAGGCTGTACACGGTGCGGTATCTGTGCCGCTAAAGCAAAGGAGGAATCGTCAGCGTGGGATTTTCTTTAA
- the nrdG gene encoding anaerobic ribonucleoside-triphosphate reductase activating protein translates to MDLRIAGILKDSVVDGPGLRLVIFTQGCFHNCAGCHNVETHDPMAGKTMAIDELMKIINKTKLIRGVTFSGGEPFLQAAPLAYLAKKITARGLNLVTYSGYAFEQLLAMSVANPAIRELLYATDILVDGPFMLDKRDLRLAFRGSSNQRLVDVGQSLHTGRVVLWSDSRELCSNG, encoded by the coding sequence ATGGATTTACGAATTGCCGGCATATTAAAAGACAGTGTGGTGGACGGACCGGGGCTAAGGCTGGTGATCTTTACGCAAGGGTGTTTTCACAATTGCGCCGGGTGCCACAATGTAGAGACGCATGACCCAATGGCCGGAAAAACGATGGCGATTGATGAGCTGATGAAGATCATCAATAAAACCAAATTAATCCGCGGGGTAACATTTTCCGGGGGTGAACCCTTTTTGCAGGCCGCTCCGCTGGCTTATCTGGCGAAAAAAATCACAGCCAGAGGATTAAATCTTGTTACCTATAGCGGTTATGCTTTTGAGCAGCTGCTGGCAATGTCTGTGGCTAACCCTGCAATCAGGGAATTGCTTTATGCCACCGATATTTTAGTTGATGGACCTTTTATGCTGGATAAACGTGACTTGAGACTGGCTTTTCGCGGTTCCAGCAATCAACGGTTAGTTGATGTCGGACAGTCCTTGCATACCGGCCGCGTTGTGTTGTGGAGCGACAGTCGGGAGCTTTGCAGTAATGGATGA
- the nrdD gene encoding anaerobic ribonucleoside-triphosphate reductase, which translates to MFTKIRKRDGREVEFDEGNITDAIFKAAKAVGGADKQLAIELTLDVLKHLKQRHSGRVFSVEDVQDTVEKVLIERGHAKTAKAYILYRDKRTRMRDAKSDLMDAVADILIETNRENANVSNSPSAKMLQIASAASKAYYLNRLIPENISSAHIRGDIHIHDLDFYGKTLTCVHIPLGKLLQSGFNNGHGFIRPPKRPASATALAAIILQSSQNDMHGGQSFAFFDRDMAPFMAKAGEAEVYQAMEALIYNLNSMHSRAGAQVPFSSLNIGTDITPPGRMVIKNILLAYEKGLGRGENPIFPNIIFRIKEGINLNAGDPNYDLFKLAIRVASQRLNPTFSFMDSSFNRPYGDQVGYMGCRTRVMSNVCGPEVTDGRGNLSFTTINLPRLAIKAERNIMKFYQSLSDLIDLTCDQLLHRYQIQAGLKVKDMPFLMGQGLYLDSDQLSFSDSIASVIQHGSLSVGFIGLAETLLALTGSHHGENQEAQALGEEIVAFMRNKLDKAAGRHQLNFTLLATPAEGLSGRFVKMDRREYGLIPGVTDKDYYTNSFHIPVNYPISAYDKIRLEGVYHKYTNAGHISYVEFDAPPVNNLTAVEDILRYMKECDIGYAGVNFPVDFCEGCGYLGVIDTDYCPSCHTESIRRVRRITGYLSTVDRFNDAKGVELKERVAHS; encoded by the coding sequence ATGTTTACAAAGATTAGGAAACGGGACGGGCGGGAAGTTGAATTTGATGAGGGGAATATTACCGATGCCATTTTTAAAGCTGCCAAAGCTGTCGGCGGGGCGGACAAGCAGCTTGCAATAGAGTTAACGCTGGATGTGTTAAAGCATCTCAAACAACGGCACAGCGGCAGAGTATTCAGCGTAGAGGATGTCCAGGATACGGTAGAGAAGGTGCTGATTGAACGGGGCCATGCCAAAACAGCCAAAGCCTACATTCTTTACCGGGATAAGCGCACCAGAATGCGGGACGCAAAGTCGGACTTAATGGATGCGGTGGCCGACATTTTAATTGAAACCAATCGTGAAAACGCAAATGTGTCCAATTCCCCGTCAGCAAAAATGCTGCAAATTGCCAGCGCAGCAAGTAAAGCTTACTATCTTAACCGGCTGATACCGGAGAATATCTCATCCGCGCATATTCGCGGCGATATCCATATTCATGATCTTGATTTTTACGGCAAGACACTCACATGCGTCCATATTCCGCTGGGCAAGCTTTTACAGTCCGGCTTTAATAACGGACATGGTTTTATCCGTCCGCCGAAACGGCCGGCTTCGGCAACGGCCTTGGCGGCCATTATTTTACAAAGCTCGCAGAACGATATGCATGGCGGTCAGTCGTTTGCGTTTTTTGATCGTGATATGGCTCCCTTTATGGCTAAAGCCGGCGAGGCGGAAGTCTATCAGGCAATGGAAGCGCTGATTTATAATTTAAACAGCATGCATAGCCGGGCCGGAGCGCAAGTGCCATTTTCCAGCCTTAACATTGGCACAGACATAACGCCGCCCGGCCGGATGGTGATAAAAAATATCCTGCTGGCTTATGAAAAAGGCCTGGGAAGAGGGGAGAACCCGATCTTCCCGAATATTATTTTCCGGATCAAGGAGGGGATTAATTTAAATGCCGGTGATCCCAATTATGATTTATTTAAACTGGCCATCCGGGTTGCCTCCCAGCGTTTAAATCCAACCTTTAGTTTTATGGATTCGTCCTTTAACCGCCCCTATGGCGATCAGGTCGGCTATATGGGCTGCCGCACCCGCGTAATGTCAAATGTATGCGGTCCCGAGGTTACCGACGGACGGGGGAATTTAAGCTTTACAACAATTAATCTGCCCCGTTTGGCCATTAAGGCGGAAAGAAATATAATGAAATTTTACCAAAGCTTGTCTGACCTGATTGATCTGACGTGTGACCAGCTTTTGCACCGCTATCAGATTCAAGCCGGCCTTAAGGTCAAGGACATGCCGTTTTTAATGGGTCAGGGGTTATACCTTGATTCCGATCAATTGTCATTCAGCGATTCGATTGCCAGTGTGATTCAGCACGGCTCATTATCGGTCGGCTTCATTGGCTTGGCGGAAACCCTGCTGGCTTTAACCGGGTCGCATCATGGCGAGAACCAAGAAGCTCAGGCCTTAGGCGAAGAGATTGTTGCCTTTATGCGCAATAAACTGGATAAAGCCGCCGGCAGGCATCAGCTTAACTTTACACTGCTGGCTACGCCGGCGGAAGGATTGTCCGGGCGGTTTGTCAAAATGGACCGCCGTGAATACGGTTTGATTCCCGGTGTGACCGATAAAGATTATTATACAAATTCTTTTCACATACCGGTAAATTATCCTATTAGCGCTTATGATAAAATCAGGCTGGAGGGAGTTTATCATAAATATACCAATGCCGGCCATATCAGCTATGTGGAATTCGACGCGCCGCCCGTGAACAATTTAACTGCGGTGGAAGATATTTTACGCTATATGAAAGAATGCGATATTGGCTATGCCGGAGTGAATTTTCCGGTTGATTTTTGTGAGGGCTGCGGGTATTTAGGCGTTATTGATACCGATTACTGTCCTTCCTGCCATACCGAGAGCATCAGGCGGGTTAGGCGCATTACCGGCTATTTGAGTACTGTGGATAGATTTAATGATGCAAAAGGCGTTGAATTAAAAGAGCGGGTAGCTCATTCTTAA